A genomic segment from Paramixta manurensis encodes:
- the gltB gene encoding glutamate synthase large subunit — translation MLYDKSLEKDNCGFGLIAHIEGEPSHKVVRTAIHALARMQHRGAILADGKTGDGCGLLLQKPDRFFRVVAEEKGWRLAKNYAVGMIFLNKDEESARASRQIVEEEVLRETLSIVGWRDVPTNQDVLGEIALSSLPRIEQLFINAPAGWRPRDMERRLYMARRRIEKRIEALNDKDFYICSFSNQVNIYKGLCMPADLPRFYLDLADLRLESAICLFHQRFSTNTVPRWPLAQPFRYMAHNGEINTIAGNRQWARARAYKFQTPLIPDLQAAAPFVNETGSDSSSMDNMLELFLSGGMDLIRAMRLLVPPAWQNNPDMDPELRSFFDFNSMHMEPWDGPAGIVMSDGRYAACNLDRNGLRPARYVITKDKLITCASEVGIWDYQPDEVMEKGRVGPGELMVIDTRAGRILHSAETDNDLKSRHPYKEWMEKNVKRLVPFEDLPDDQVGSRELDDVQLATFQKQFAYSSEELDQIIRVLGENGQEAVGSMGDDTPFAVLSSRPRIIYDYFRQQFAQVTNPPIDPLRENHVMSLATSIGREMNVFCEAEGQAHRVSFKSPILLYSDFKQLTTMEGEYYRADTLDCTFDPAQKTLENAIHTLSDEAEKMVRNGSVLLVLSDRAISETRLPVPAPMIVGAVQSRLVDKNLRCDANIIVETASARDPHHFAVLLGFGATAVYPYLAYESLAKMADSGVIEKDYRTLMLNYRNGINKGLYKIMSKMGISTIASYRCSKLFEAVGLHADISGLCFQGVVSRISGANFADFQQDLVNLAKRAWLQRRPLDQGGLLKYVHGGEYHAYNPDVVATLQKAVQSGEYSDYQQYAKLVNQRPVATLRDLLALQGTGASISIDDVEPASELYKRFDTAAMSIGALSPEAHESLAEAMNSLGGYSNSGEGGEDPARYGTNKVSRIKQVASGRFGVTPAYLVNADVIQIKVAQGAKPGEGGQLPGDKVTPYIAKLRYSVPGVTLISPPPHHDIYSIEDLAQLIFDLKQVNPKAMISVKLVSEPGVGTIATGVAKAYADLITIAGYDGGTGASPLSSVKYAGCPWELGLVETQQALVANGLRHKIRLQVDGGLKTGRDIVKAAILGAESFGFGTGPMVALGCKYLRICHLNNCATGVATQDEKLRKNHYHGLPYRVTNYFEFIAHETRELMAELGVKRLVDLIGRTDLLSELEGFTARQQNLDLSALLKTADPMPGKAVHCTEGNPPFDDGALNKALHSQAMPFVEAKQSKTFYFDIRNTDRSVGATLSGAIAAVHGDQGLAADPIRAHFSGTAGQSFGVWNAGGVELTLTGDANDYVGKGMAGGMLAIRPPVGSAFRSHEATIAGNTCLYGATGGKLFAAGRAGERFAVRNSGAITVVEGIGDNGCEYMTGGIVCILGRTGVNFGAGMTGGFAYVLDEDGEFRKRVNPELVEVLSVDDLAIHEEHLRGLITEHVQQTGSSRGEEILANWPDWSAKFALVKPKSSDVKALLGHRSRSAAELRVQAQ, via the coding sequence ATGTTGTATGATAAATCCCTTGAAAAGGATAACTGTGGTTTCGGCCTGATCGCCCATATAGAAGGCGAACCTAGCCACAAGGTAGTGCGTACCGCTATCCACGCACTGGCCCGCATGCAGCACCGTGGCGCGATCCTTGCTGACGGCAAGACCGGCGACGGCTGTGGTCTGTTATTACAGAAACCCGATCGCTTTTTCCGCGTGGTAGCGGAAGAGAAAGGTTGGCGTTTAGCCAAAAACTATGCGGTCGGCATGATCTTTCTTAATAAAGACGAAGAAAGCGCGCGCGCAAGCCGTCAAATCGTCGAAGAAGAAGTGCTGCGTGAAACCCTGTCGATCGTTGGCTGGCGCGATGTGCCGACCAATCAGGACGTACTGGGTGAAATCGCCCTCTCCTCTCTGCCTCGCATTGAACAGTTGTTTATCAACGCGCCTGCCGGTTGGCGCCCGCGTGATATGGAACGCCGCTTGTATATGGCGCGTCGCCGTATTGAAAAACGTATTGAAGCGCTGAATGACAAAGATTTTTATATTTGTAGTTTCTCCAACCAGGTGAATATCTACAAAGGCCTGTGTATGCCGGCCGACCTGCCAAGGTTCTATCTTGACCTGGCGGATCTGCGCCTGGAGTCGGCGATTTGCCTGTTCCACCAGCGCTTCTCAACCAATACCGTACCACGCTGGCCGCTGGCGCAGCCTTTCCGTTATATGGCGCACAACGGTGAGATCAATACCATCGCCGGTAACCGTCAATGGGCGCGGGCGCGAGCCTATAAATTCCAGACACCGCTGATCCCCGATCTACAGGCTGCCGCTCCGTTCGTTAACGAGACCGGTTCTGATTCCAGCTCAATGGATAACATGCTCGAATTATTCCTGAGCGGCGGGATGGATTTGATCCGCGCGATGCGTTTGCTGGTGCCGCCGGCCTGGCAAAATAACCCGGATATGGATCCCGAGTTACGATCCTTCTTCGATTTTAACTCCATGCATATGGAGCCCTGGGACGGTCCGGCAGGCATCGTCATGTCCGATGGTCGCTACGCCGCCTGTAACCTGGATCGTAACGGTCTGCGCCCTGCGCGCTATGTCATCACCAAAGATAAGCTGATTACCTGCGCCTCCGAAGTAGGCATTTGGGATTATCAGCCCGATGAAGTGATGGAAAAAGGGCGTGTCGGGCCAGGTGAACTGATGGTTATCGATACCCGCGCGGGTCGTATTCTGCATTCGGCAGAAACCGATAACGACCTGAAAAGCCGCCATCCTTACAAAGAGTGGATGGAGAAAAACGTTAAGCGTCTGGTGCCGTTTGAAGACCTGCCGGATGATCAAGTCGGCAGCCGCGAACTGGACGATGTACAACTCGCCACTTTCCAGAAGCAATTTGCTTACAGCAGTGAAGAGTTGGATCAGATTATCCGCGTACTCGGCGAAAATGGTCAGGAAGCGGTCGGTTCAATGGGCGATGATACGCCTTTCGCGGTGCTCTCCAGCCGCCCACGCATTATTTATGACTATTTCCGTCAGCAGTTCGCGCAGGTTACCAACCCGCCGATCGATCCGCTGCGTGAAAATCATGTGATGTCGTTAGCGACCAGTATTGGTCGTGAAATGAATGTCTTCTGTGAAGCAGAAGGCCAAGCGCATCGCGTGAGCTTTAAATCACCGATTCTGCTGTACTCCGATTTCAAACAGCTCACTACCATGGAAGGCGAATATTATCGCGCGGATACGCTCGATTGTACTTTCGACCCGGCACAAAAGACGCTGGAAAACGCCATTCACACTCTAAGTGATGAAGCGGAAAAAATGGTCAGAAACGGCAGTGTTTTGCTGGTGCTGTCCGATCGTGCCATCAGCGAAACACGTCTACCGGTTCCGGCGCCAATGATTGTTGGCGCGGTACAGTCACGTTTGGTGGATAAAAACCTGCGTTGCGATGCCAACATCATTGTTGAAACCGCCAGCGCACGCGATCCGCACCATTTCGCAGTGTTACTCGGCTTCGGCGCCACGGCGGTCTATCCGTATCTCGCCTATGAATCACTGGCGAAAATGGCCGACAGCGGCGTGATCGAAAAAGATTACCGTACGCTAATGCTGAACTACCGGAATGGCATTAATAAAGGGCTGTATAAGATTATGTCCAAAATGGGCATTTCGACTATCGCCTCTTATCGCTGTTCGAAACTGTTTGAAGCGGTGGGCCTGCATGCCGATATTTCCGGGCTCTGTTTCCAGGGCGTCGTCAGCCGGATTAGCGGAGCAAATTTTGCCGATTTCCAGCAAGACTTGGTGAATCTGGCAAAACGTGCCTGGTTGCAGCGTCGTCCGCTGGATCAGGGCGGCCTGTTGAAATACGTACACGGCGGCGAATATCACGCGTACAACCCAGACGTGGTGGCCACCCTGCAAAAAGCGGTTCAAAGCGGGGAGTACAGCGATTATCAGCAGTATGCCAAATTGGTTAACCAACGCCCGGTGGCGACGTTGCGTGATTTACTGGCGCTGCAAGGAACCGGGGCGTCGATCAGTATTGATGACGTTGAGCCCGCTAGCGAGCTGTACAAGCGTTTCGATACCGCGGCGATGTCTATCGGTGCGTTAAGCCCGGAAGCACACGAATCGCTGGCCGAAGCGATGAACAGCCTTGGCGGCTACTCCAACTCTGGCGAAGGCGGCGAAGATCCGGCGCGCTATGGCACCAATAAAGTGTCGCGCATTAAGCAAGTCGCTTCCGGTCGTTTTGGCGTGACACCGGCCTATCTGGTGAACGCCGATGTGATTCAGATTAAAGTGGCACAAGGCGCAAAACCGGGTGAAGGCGGTCAGTTACCGGGCGACAAGGTCACACCGTATATCGCTAAACTACGTTACTCCGTACCCGGCGTGACGCTGATTTCGCCTCCGCCACATCACGATATTTATTCGATTGAAGATCTGGCGCAGCTAATTTTTGACTTAAAACAGGTCAATCCGAAAGCGATGATTTCGGTGAAATTGGTTTCTGAACCCGGCGTTGGCACTATCGCCACCGGCGTGGCGAAAGCGTATGCCGATCTGATCACTATCGCGGGCTATGATGGCGGTACCGGCGCCAGTCCGCTCAGTTCGGTGAAATATGCGGGCTGTCCGTGGGAATTGGGCTTGGTTGAAACCCAACAAGCACTGGTCGCCAACGGCTTGCGTCATAAGATTCGCCTGCAAGTAGATGGCGGTCTGAAAACCGGCCGGGATATTGTCAAAGCGGCCATTCTCGGTGCGGAAAGCTTTGGTTTCGGTACCGGGCCGATGGTGGCGTTGGGCTGTAAATATTTGCGGATTTGCCATCTCAACAACTGTGCAACCGGTGTGGCTACGCAGGATGAAAAGCTGCGCAAAAACCATTATCACGGTTTACCGTATCGCGTAACCAACTACTTTGAGTTTATCGCTCACGAAACCCGTGAACTGATGGCCGAACTGGGCGTGAAACGGCTGGTTGATTTAATTGGGCGCACCGACCTGTTAAGTGAACTGGAAGGCTTTACCGCCAGACAGCAAAATCTTGATCTGTCCGCGTTGCTGAAAACCGCCGACCCTATGCCGGGGAAAGCGGTGCACTGCACCGAAGGCAACCCGCCGTTTGATGATGGCGCGTTGAATAAAGCGCTGCATAGCCAGGCGATGCCGTTTGTCGAAGCTAAACAGAGCAAAACGTTTTACTTTGATATTCGTAATACTGACCGTTCGGTGGGTGCGACATTGTCTGGTGCGATTGCGGCAGTGCATGGCGATCAAGGTTTAGCCGCCGATCCAATCCGCGCGCACTTCAGCGGCACGGCAGGCCAGAGCTTCGGCGTCTGGAATGCGGGTGGCGTTGAGCTGACGCTCACCGGCGATGCCAACGACTATGTCGGAAAAGGTATGGCGGGCGGTATGCTGGCGATTCGTCCTCCGGTCGGCTCGGCTTTCCGCAGCCATGAAGCCACCATCGCCGGCAACACCTGCCTGTATGGCGCAACCGGAGGGAAGCTGTTCGCTGCCGGTCGAGCGGGCGAACGTTTCGCGGTACGTAACTCCGGCGCTATTACGGTAGTAGAAGGTATCGGCGATAACGGCTGTGAATATATGACTGGCGGTATCGTCTGTATCCTGGGTCGTACTGGCGTTAACTTTGGTGCCGGAATGACTGGCGGCTTCGCCTATGTGCTGGATGAAGACGGCGAGTTCCGTAAGCGCGTTAATCCGGAGCTGGTTGAGGTTCTCAGCGTTGATGACCTGGCGATCCACGAGGAGCATCTGCGAGGTTTAATTACCGAGCATGTGCAGCAGACCGGCTCCAGCCGCGGCGAGGAAATTCTGGCGAACTGGCCAGACTGGTCGGCGAAATTCGCTCTGGTTAAACCGAAGTCCAGTGATGTAAAAGCATTGTTGGGTCACCGTAGTCGTTCCGCAGCCGAGCTGCGGGTGCAGGCGCAGTAA
- the arcB gene encoding aerobic respiration two-component sensor histidine kinase ArcB yields MKQIRLLAQYYVDLMVKLGLVRFSLLLASALVVLAMIVQMAVTMLLRGHVESIDMVRSVFFGLLITPWAVYFLSVVVEQLEESRQRLARLVDKLEEMRNRDLELNQQMKETISRLNQEIADRIKAEEARLQVVDKLKEEMARREQAQIELEQQSSFLRSFLDASPDLVFYRNIDQQFSGCNRAMELLTGKSEKQLIGLTPDEVYDADTAVKVQETDEKVFRHNVSLTYEQWLQYPDGRKACFEIRKVPYYDRIGKRSGLMGFGRDITERKRYQDALENASREKTTFISTISHELRTPLNGIVGLSRILLDTELNAEQLKYLKTIHVSAITLGNIFNDVIEMDKIERRKVQLDNQTVDFTGFLADLENLSGLLAQPKGLKFVLAPTLPLPHKVITDGTRLRQILWNLIGNAVKFTREGEIVVRVTYEEDQRLRFEVEDSGMGIPQDEQDKIFAMYYQVKDQHGGKPATGTGIGLAVSRRLAQSMGGDITVRSAPGQGSCFTVTVSAPRVAEEVEDELPEDEMPLPALHVLLVEDIELNVIVARSVLEKLGNSVDVAMTGSDALAMFANEEYDLVLLDIQLPDMTGFDVARELHQRFTDRSLPPLVALTANVLKDKKEYLDAGMDDVLSKPLAVPALTAMIKKFWDYQQQEYGEGNHVDEEKLALLDLPMLEQYLELVGPSLITQGLDMFEQMMPGYLAVLDSNMMARDQKGIAEEGHKIKGAAGSVGLQHLQQLAKQIQSPELPAWWDNVQEWIEELKREWQPDVAVLREWVKQREAEKK; encoded by the coding sequence ATGAAGCAAATTCGCTTGTTGGCGCAGTATTACGTTGATTTGATGGTAAAACTGGGGCTGGTACGTTTTTCGCTGTTGCTGGCCTCGGCGCTGGTGGTGTTAGCCATGATCGTGCAAATGGCCGTCACCATGCTGCTGCGCGGTCATGTCGAAAGCATTGATATGGTGCGCTCGGTGTTTTTCGGGCTGCTCATCACGCCGTGGGCGGTTTATTTCCTTTCGGTGGTGGTTGAGCAACTGGAAGAGTCTCGGCAGCGTCTGGCGCGTCTGGTGGATAAACTGGAGGAGATGCGCAACCGCGATCTTGAACTTAACCAGCAGATGAAAGAGACCATCTCGCGGCTCAACCAAGAGATTGCCGATCGTATTAAGGCTGAAGAAGCGCGTTTGCAGGTGGTCGATAAACTAAAAGAGGAGATGGCGCGGCGCGAGCAGGCGCAAATCGAGCTGGAACAACAATCCTCTTTCTTGCGTTCATTTCTTGATGCTTCCCCCGACTTGGTGTTCTACCGCAATATTGATCAACAATTTTCCGGCTGTAACCGCGCAATGGAGTTATTGACCGGAAAAAGTGAAAAGCAGTTGATTGGTCTAACCCCGGATGAGGTTTACGACGCGGATACCGCCGTGAAGGTGCAGGAAACCGACGAGAAAGTGTTTCGCCATAATGTGTCGCTGACCTATGAGCAATGGCTGCAATATCCTGATGGACGTAAAGCCTGTTTTGAAATCCGCAAAGTGCCCTATTATGACCGAATTGGTAAGCGTAGCGGGCTGATGGGCTTTGGGCGCGATATTACCGAGCGTAAGCGCTATCAGGACGCGTTGGAGAACGCCAGCCGGGAGAAAACCACGTTTATTTCGACAATCAGTCACGAGCTGCGTACGCCGCTTAACGGCATTGTTGGCTTGAGCCGCATTCTGCTCGACACCGAACTGAACGCGGAGCAGCTCAAATACCTGAAGACCATTCACGTCTCGGCCATTACGCTTGGGAATATTTTTAACGACGTGATTGAGATGGATAAAATCGAACGTCGTAAAGTACAGCTTGATAACCAGACGGTGGATTTCACCGGCTTTCTGGCCGATTTGGAAAACCTCTCTGGCCTATTGGCGCAGCCGAAAGGATTAAAGTTTGTGCTCGCCCCTACGTTACCGCTACCGCATAAAGTCATTACGGATGGTACGCGTCTGCGCCAGATCCTGTGGAATTTAATCGGTAACGCGGTGAAATTTACCCGCGAAGGCGAAATCGTGGTACGTGTGACATACGAAGAGGACCAGCGGTTGCGCTTCGAGGTGGAAGATTCCGGGATGGGTATCCCACAGGATGAACAGGATAAAATCTTCGCCATGTATTATCAGGTAAAAGATCAGCATGGCGGTAAGCCAGCCACCGGCACTGGTATTGGCCTGGCGGTGTCACGACGCCTGGCGCAAAGTATGGGCGGCGATATTACGGTCCGCAGCGCTCCGGGTCAGGGCTCATGCTTTACCGTCACCGTGAGCGCGCCGCGAGTTGCTGAAGAAGTAGAAGATGAGCTACCGGAAGATGAAATGCCGCTGCCTGCATTACACGTTTTGTTGGTAGAGGATATTGAGTTGAACGTCATTGTGGCGCGTTCGGTGTTGGAAAAACTGGGTAATAGCGTTGATGTGGCGATGACCGGTAGCGATGCGCTGGCGATGTTTGCGAATGAAGAATATGACTTGGTGCTACTGGATATTCAGTTGCCGGATATGACCGGTTTTGATGTCGCGCGTGAATTACATCAACGTTTTACCGATCGCAGCCTACCGCCTTTAGTCGCACTCACCGCCAACGTGCTGAAAGACAAAAAAGAGTATCTGGATGCCGGCATGGATGACGTGCTAAGCAAGCCTTTAGCGGTTCCGGCATTAACGGCGATGATCAAAAAGTTTTGGGATTATCAACAGCAAGAGTACGGGGAGGGGAATCACGTGGATGAAGAAAAACTGGCCTTACTGGATTTACCGATGCTGGAACAGTATCTCGAACTGGTTGGCCCGTCACTGATCACCCAGGGTCTTGATATGTTCGAGCAGATGATGCCGGGTTATCTTGCGGTGCTGGATTCCAACATGATGGCGCGCGATCAAAAAGGCATTGCGGAAGAGGGGCACAAAATTAAAGGTGCAGCCGGTTCGGTAGGGCTACAACATTTGCAGCAGTTGGCAAAACAGATCCAAAGCCCCGAACTGCCCGCCTGGTGGGATAATGTGCAAGAGTGGATCGAGGAACTGAAGCGTGAATGGCAGCCTGACGTCGCGGTATTACGTGAATGGGTGAAACAGCGGGAAGCTGAAAAAAAATGA
- the elbB gene encoding isoprenoid biosynthesis glyoxalase ElbB — protein sequence MRCIGVILSGCGGLDGSELYETVLTLLAIERAGASAIFLAPEMAQPHVINHITGEQQSEVRQVLVEAARLARGKVFPIGDADPAQLDALIVPGGLGAAKILSDFALAGKNAVIERNLQKLTREIYKQSKPIGLIGIASVLGTKIADTAVRLTIGTDSELAEVIEEMGAIYVPCPGDDIVVDAEHKIITTPAGLLTGSLSETAQGIDKLVKHVMDMTA from the coding sequence ATGCGGTGTATTGGCGTAATTTTGAGCGGTTGTGGCGGATTAGACGGCAGCGAACTTTACGAAACCGTATTAACACTACTGGCAATTGAACGCGCTGGCGCTTCGGCGATTTTCTTGGCGCCGGAAATGGCCCAACCTCATGTAATCAATCATATTACCGGGGAACAGCAGTCGGAAGTTCGCCAAGTGTTGGTGGAAGCGGCGCGGCTGGCTCGTGGGAAGGTTTTCCCTATCGGCGATGCGGATCCCGCTCAGCTTGATGCGCTGATCGTACCAGGTGGCTTGGGGGCGGCAAAAATTCTTAGCGACTTTGCTTTGGCGGGTAAAAACGCCGTGATTGAGAGAAATTTGCAAAAGCTTACACGCGAAATTTATAAGCAGAGTAAACCAATTGGCCTCATTGGTATTGCATCGGTATTAGGAACAAAAATAGCGGATACAGCGGTACGCCTTACCATTGGAACCGATTCCGAACTGGCGGAAGTGATTGAAGAAATGGGGGCAATTTACGTCCCCTGTCCCGGGGATGATATTGTGGTTGATGCTGAGCATAAAATTATTACTACCCCGGCAGGGCTGCTAACCGGTTCGTTAAGTGAAACGGCACAGGGAATTGATAAGCTAGTGAAACACGTGATGGATATGACTGCATGA
- the mtgA gene encoding monofunctional biosynthetic peptidoglycan transglycosylase has protein sequence MSKRKGVLWPRIKSWALRLILTVLGLWIAGILLFSFLPVPFSAVMVERQISAWLQGDFHYVAHSDWVGKGDISPWMSLAVIASEDQKFPVHWGFDVDAIESALDKENGRIRGASTLSQQTAKNMFLWDGRSWVRKGLEAGLTVGIETVWTKRRILTVYLNVAEFGDGVFGVEEASQRYFHKPASRLTMAEAALLAAVLPNPIRFRADAPSGYIRQRQQWIMRQMRQLGGEGFLRANKLL, from the coding sequence ATGAGTAAGCGTAAGGGCGTTTTATGGCCTCGCATCAAAAGCTGGGCATTACGCCTGATATTGACCGTGTTGGGCCTATGGATCGCCGGCATTTTGCTGTTTTCATTCCTGCCGGTACCGTTTTCTGCGGTGATGGTTGAGCGGCAAATCAGTGCCTGGTTGCAAGGGGATTTTCACTATGTCGCGCATTCCGATTGGGTCGGTAAGGGCGATATTTCGCCCTGGATGTCTCTGGCGGTTATCGCTTCGGAAGATCAAAAGTTTCCTGTTCACTGGGGGTTTGACGTTGATGCGATTGAATCGGCGCTGGATAAGGAAAATGGTCGGATACGTGGCGCGTCTACGCTCTCGCAGCAAACGGCTAAAAATATGTTCCTGTGGGATGGACGTAGTTGGGTGCGTAAAGGTTTAGAAGCGGGATTAACGGTCGGGATTGAAACTGTATGGACCAAACGCCGTATTTTGACGGTGTATCTCAATGTGGCGGAGTTTGGTGATGGCGTATTTGGCGTGGAGGAAGCCTCACAACGCTATTTTCATAAACCGGCGAGTCGTCTGACGATGGCGGAAGCGGCGCTACTGGCGGCGGTGTTACCGAACCCGATACGTTTTAGGGCGGATGCGCCGTCTGGCTATATCCGCCAACGCCAGCAATGGATTATGCGACAAATGCGCCAACTGGGCGGTGAAGGGTTCTTGCGCGCCAATAAATTGTTATAG
- the npr gene encoding PTS phosphocarrier protein NPr yields MTVKQTVEIKNRLGMHARPAMKLFELVQSFDAEVLLRNEAGTEAEASSVIALLMLDSAKGGHIEVEVSGPQEQQALDAVIELFNAGFDED; encoded by the coding sequence ATGACCGTAAAGCAAACCGTTGAAATTAAAAACCGGCTGGGTATGCACGCTCGCCCAGCGATGAAGCTGTTTGAATTGGTACAAAGTTTTGATGCGGAAGTCTTGCTACGTAATGAAGCGGGCACTGAGGCAGAAGCCAGCAGCGTGATTGCGCTTTTGATGCTCGACTCCGCCAAGGGCGGCCATATTGAGGTGGAGGTGAGCGGCCCGCAAGAACAGCAAGCGCTCGACGCGGTGATTGAGCTATTCAATGCGGGATTCGACGAGGATTAA
- the rapZ gene encoding RNase adapter RapZ, with protein MVLMIVSGRSGSGKSVALRALEDMGFYCVDNLPVVLLPDLANSLAERNISAAVSIDVRNMPESPEIFEKAITHLPASFSPQLLFLDADRNTLIRRYSDTRRLHPLSSKNLSLESAIDEENDLLEPLRSRADLIIDTSEMSVHELAEMLRTRLLGKRERELTMVFESFGFKHGIPIDADYVFDVRFLPNPHWDPKLRPMTGLDRPVAAFLDRHTEVHNFIYQTRSYLELWLPMLETNNRSYLTVAIGCTGGKHRSVYIAEQLADYFRSRGKNVQSRHRTLEKRKS; from the coding sequence ATGGTGCTGATGATCGTCAGCGGTCGTTCTGGCTCAGGAAAATCGGTGGCACTGCGCGCGCTGGAAGACATGGGGTTTTATTGTGTCGATAACCTACCGGTAGTGCTGCTGCCTGATTTGGCGAACTCACTGGCCGAGCGTAATATTTCTGCTGCAGTTAGCATTGACGTACGAAATATGCCGGAATCGCCGGAGATCTTCGAGAAAGCCATCACGCATTTGCCCGCGAGCTTTTCACCCCAGTTGCTGTTTCTCGATGCCGATCGTAATACGTTAATCCGTCGCTATAGCGATACCCGCCGCTTACATCCGCTTTCCAGCAAAAATTTGTCGCTAGAGAGCGCCATTGATGAAGAAAATGATCTGCTGGAGCCGCTGCGTTCGCGTGCCGATCTGATCATTGATACCTCAGAAATGTCAGTACATGAGTTGGCGGAAATGTTGCGTACCCGTCTGCTTGGGAAGCGCGAGCGCGAACTCACCATGGTGTTTGAGTCTTTTGGCTTTAAACACGGTATTCCTATTGATGCCGATTATGTGTTTGACGTGCGTTTTTTACCAAACCCGCACTGGGATCCCAAACTACGTCCGATGACCGGCTTGGATCGCCCTGTCGCCGCGTTTCTTGACCGACATACTGAAGTGCATAACTTTATTTACCAAACTCGTAGCTACCTTGAGCTGTGGCTACCGATGCTGGAAACCAATAATCGTAGCTATTTGACAGTCGCAATCGGCTGCACCGGCGGTAAACACCGCTCGGTCTATATTGCCGAACAGTTGGCTGACTACTTCCGCTCACGCGGTAAAAACGTTCAGTCTCGTCATCGCACGCTGGAAAAACGCAAATCATGA
- the ptsN gene encoding PTS IIA-like nitrogen regulatory protein PtsN — protein sequence MNNDLTLELSSVLNLACTRSGVHCQSKKRALEIISELAAKQLNLPHQTIFEAILTREKMGSTGIGNGIAIPHGKLEEDTLRAVGVFIRLDQPIAFDAIDNQPVDLLFALLVPADQCKTHLHTLSLVAKRLADKAVCRRLRSAQSDEELYEIITESPGENP from the coding sequence ATGAACAACGATCTCACACTGGAACTCAGCTCTGTCCTCAATCTCGCCTGCACCCGAAGCGGCGTACATTGCCAGAGTAAAAAGCGGGCACTGGAAATTATCAGTGAATTAGCGGCTAAGCAGCTTAACTTACCGCATCAAACCATTTTTGAAGCCATTCTGACCCGGGAAAAAATGGGCAGTACCGGCATCGGTAATGGTATTGCGATCCCGCATGGCAAACTGGAAGAGGACACTCTGCGCGCGGTTGGCGTATTTATCCGTCTCGACCAACCGATCGCTTTTGATGCGATTGATAACCAACCGGTGGATCTGTTATTTGCCTTACTGGTGCCGGCCGATCAATGTAAAACACACTTACACACGCTTTCGCTGGTTGCGAAACGTTTGGCCGACAAAGCCGTCTGCCGTCGTTTACGCTCGGCGCAAAGTGATGAAGAACTCTACGAAATTATTACCGAGAGCCCGGGAGAGAATCCCTGA
- the hpf gene encoding ribosome hibernation promoting factor, translating to MQLNITGQHVEITEPLRDFVNSKFAKLEQYFDRINQVHIVLKVEKVQQIADATLHVNGGELHATSEAEDMYAAIDGLIDKLTRQLTKYKDKLKQH from the coding sequence ATGCAGCTCAATATTACCGGGCAACATGTTGAGATAACCGAACCGCTACGCGATTTCGTGAATAGCAAATTTGCCAAACTGGAACAGTACTTTGACCGGATCAATCAGGTTCATATTGTGCTGAAAGTGGAAAAGGTGCAGCAAATCGCCGACGCCACTTTGCATGTTAACGGCGGTGAGCTGCACGCCACCTCAGAAGCAGAAGATATGTATGCGGCAATTGACGGTCTAATCGATAAGCTGACACGTCAGTTGACTAAATATAAAGACAAGTTAAAACAACACTAA